A genomic segment from Pseudoduganella chitinolytica encodes:
- a CDS encoding IS3 family transposase, with the protein MKYACIEEQREHFPVRSLCRVLGVKCGSYYAFRRRRGTVMPSQEDLALREQIRSLHDSHRHALGAVKTWRVLNAKGVNCSKHQVARLRKLESIEAKRKAKFRVMHAHQHTEPPAPDLLKRCFTVKAPNKVWVSDITTIHTREGWLHLAIVLDLFARRIVGWAMNQCQDASLPIGALRMAYAQRQPGPGLVCHTDQGSVYGSKPYRRVLDERGLKASMSRRGNCHDNAVAESWFSTLKNELTRHEIYPTRAEAIAAISDYIELYYNARRPHQTLKYLSPVEVEKEFLILN; encoded by the coding sequence TTGAAGTACGCCTGTATTGAAGAGCAGCGCGAGCACTTTCCTGTGCGTTCGCTTTGTCGTGTGCTAGGGGTTAAGTGCGGCAGCTACTATGCTTTCCGTCGACGTCGCGGCACCGTCATGCCCAGCCAGGAAGACCTGGCATTGCGGGAACAGATCCGGAGCCTGCATGACTCGCATCGTCATGCTCTCGGGGCTGTCAAGACGTGGCGCGTGCTGAACGCCAAAGGCGTCAATTGCAGCAAGCATCAGGTGGCTCGACTGCGTAAGCTTGAATCGATCGAGGCCAAACGCAAGGCCAAATTTCGCGTCATGCACGCCCATCAACACACGGAACCGCCAGCACCTGATTTGCTCAAGCGATGCTTTACCGTGAAGGCACCGAACAAGGTCTGGGTCAGCGACATCACGACCATCCATACCCGTGAAGGCTGGCTGCACTTGGCCATCGTTCTCGATCTGTTTGCACGTCGGATCGTTGGATGGGCCATGAACCAGTGCCAGGATGCCTCGCTGCCAATCGGCGCATTACGGATGGCTTACGCCCAGCGTCAGCCAGGGCCAGGCCTCGTCTGCCATACAGATCAGGGTTCGGTATACGGCTCCAAACCCTATCGGCGAGTGCTTGACGAGCGTGGCCTCAAGGCCAGCATGAGCCGCCGGGGCAACTGTCATGACAATGCCGTAGCAGAGAGCTGGTTTTCCACGCTCAAGAACGAGCTGACACGCCATGAGATCTATCCAACAAGGGCTGAGGCAATCGCCGCGATATCGGACTACATCGAGCTGTACTACAATGCACGGCGACCTCACCAAACGCTGAAATATCTCAGCCCCGTTGAGGTCGAAAAAGAGTTCTTAATTCTTAATTGA
- a CDS encoding GGDEF domain-containing protein, with translation MINDFATAAQATMSYLRHRLGFKLWMVTRTEGDDWIVLFADDAGYGIKAGQAFRWTDTICSRMVLGHGPNIAPSTTDVAAYAEAPLARQLGIGAYVGVPLHRTDGSLFGTLVGLDPQPRDKTIREELDTVTLLADLLSAVLNGELNAGDAVRQAERVGADATRDGLTGLYNRRGWDMLLQREEERCSRYGHSACVVSIDLDDLKFINDAQGSASGDALLMRTARALEGVTRGSDVVARLGDDEFGMLMVECDYFDAQAMLLRVQEALAGSDVRASLGMAMRKAGYDLEEAFAMADAEMYRAKRSRKVLN, from the coding sequence ATGATCAACGATTTCGCCACGGCGGCCCAGGCCACGATGTCCTACCTGCGCCACCGGCTGGGTTTCAAGCTCTGGATGGTCACGCGCACGGAGGGCGACGACTGGATCGTCCTGTTCGCGGACGATGCCGGCTACGGCATCAAGGCGGGCCAGGCATTCCGCTGGACCGATACCATCTGCTCGCGCATGGTGCTGGGTCACGGCCCCAACATCGCCCCGTCCACCACGGACGTAGCGGCCTACGCGGAAGCGCCGCTGGCGCGCCAGCTGGGCATCGGCGCCTACGTGGGCGTGCCGCTGCACCGCACCGACGGCTCGCTGTTCGGCACCCTGGTGGGGCTCGACCCGCAACCGCGCGACAAGACCATCCGCGAAGAACTCGATACCGTGACGCTGCTGGCCGACCTGCTCAGCGCGGTGTTGAACGGGGAGCTGAACGCAGGCGACGCCGTGCGCCAGGCCGAGCGGGTCGGGGCGGACGCCACGCGTGACGGCCTGACGGGCCTGTACAACCGGCGCGGCTGGGACATGCTGCTGCAGCGCGAGGAGGAACGCTGCAGCCGCTATGGCCATTCGGCCTGCGTCGTCTCGATCGACCTGGACGACCTCAAGTTCATCAACGACGCCCAGGGCAGCGCCTCGGGCGACGCGCTGCTGATGCGCACCGCCCGCGCCCTGGAGGGCGTCACGCGCGGCTCGGACGTGGTGGCGCGCCTGGGCGACGACGAATTCGGCATGCTGATGGTGGAATGCGACTACTTCGATGCCCAGGCCATGCTGCTGCGCGTGCAGGAAGCGCTGGCCGGGTCCGACGTGCGGGCGTCGCTGGGCATGGCAATGCGCAAGGCCGGCTACGACCTTGAGGAAGCATTCGCGATGGCCGATGCGGAGATGTACCGGGCCAAGCGCAGCCGCAAGGTGCTCAATTAG
- a CDS encoding acyltransferase family protein: MTTAVHSASRLYFLDWLRIAAFFLLILYHTGMYYVTWDWHVKSPYASAAIEPLMLLSSPWRMSLLFLIGGAASGFLLAKLARGRFLRERSRRLLLPLLFGMLVIVPPQSYCEVIEKLGYAGSYADFMRLYVSAYHGFCRGDDCLDLPTWNHLWFLAYLWAYTVVLALLAFLAGTQRLDRAGERLASLLAGPRALLLPAAYLALARIALKPYFEETHALVDDWYNHAVYLPLFLAGVLLAARQRFWAELERLRWHALAIALAGWALLVCLYSLPEAAYGWRGFGLLAAGVRSPFQWCAIVALCGFARRHLDADSAARRYLTLAVYPVYIVHQTLIVGMAMLLKPVRMAPGPEGAVLVVLTLTFSLGIFELVRRVPGVRALFGIAARQGSGSVPAAGPTPVSIGKDALADDKNRGQSEVARIL, from the coding sequence GTGACCACCGCCGTGCATTCCGCCAGCCGCCTGTATTTCCTCGACTGGTTGCGCATCGCCGCGTTCTTCCTGCTGATCCTGTACCACACGGGCATGTACTACGTGACATGGGACTGGCACGTGAAGAGCCCGTATGCCAGTGCCGCCATCGAGCCCCTGATGCTGCTGTCGTCGCCCTGGCGCATGTCGCTGCTGTTCCTGATCGGCGGGGCGGCATCGGGCTTCCTGCTGGCGAAGCTGGCGCGCGGGCGGTTCCTGCGCGAGAGGAGCCGGCGCCTGCTGCTGCCGCTGCTGTTCGGCATGCTGGTCATCGTTCCGCCACAGTCCTATTGCGAGGTGATCGAGAAGCTCGGGTATGCGGGCAGCTATGCCGACTTCATGCGCCTGTACGTGTCGGCCTACCACGGCTTCTGCCGCGGCGACGACTGCCTCGACCTGCCCACCTGGAACCACCTGTGGTTCCTGGCCTACCTGTGGGCCTACACGGTCGTGCTGGCATTGCTCGCGTTCCTGGCCGGCACTCAGCGGCTGGACCGTGCGGGCGAGCGCCTGGCGAGCCTGCTGGCGGGCCCGCGTGCCCTGCTGCTGCCCGCCGCCTACCTGGCACTGGCCCGGATTGCGCTGAAGCCGTATTTCGAGGAGACCCACGCGCTGGTGGACGACTGGTACAACCACGCCGTCTACCTGCCGCTGTTCCTGGCCGGCGTGCTGCTGGCGGCGCGGCAGCGCTTCTGGGCCGAACTGGAACGGTTGCGCTGGCACGCGCTCGCCATCGCGCTGGCCGGCTGGGCGCTGCTGGTGTGCCTGTACTCCTTGCCGGAAGCAGCCTATGGCTGGCGTGGCTTTGGCTTGCTGGCCGCCGGCGTGCGCAGCCCGTTCCAGTGGTGCGCGATCGTCGCACTGTGCGGCTTCGCGCGGCGCCACCTGGACGCCGACAGCGCCGCTCGCCGCTACCTGACCCTGGCCGTGTACCCGGTCTACATCGTGCACCAGACCTTGATCGTCGGGATGGCGATGCTGCTGAAACCCGTGCGGATGGCGCCCGGGCCGGAAGGGGCCGTGCTGGTGGTGCTGACGTTGACGTTCAGCCTCGGTATTTTCGAGCTGGTGCGGCGGGTGCCGGGGGTGCGGGCGTTGTTCGGGATCGCCGCACGGCAAGGTTCGGGGTCTGTCCCCGCAGCGGGACCGACCCCGGTTTCGATCGGAAAAGATGCGCTGGCTGACGATAAAAACCGGGGTCAGTCTGAGGTAGCCCGGATTCTGTAG
- the arfB gene encoding alternative ribosome rescue aminoacyl-tRNA hydrolase ArfB, whose product MSTVIDPADIEFTAIRAQGPGGQNVNKVSCAVHARFDIGASQLPEAVKARLLALRDSRITDAGVLVIKAQASRSLEQNKADALQRLQALVDAAADVPPPRRATRPTRASQRRRLDAKTRSGQVKALRGKVTD is encoded by the coding sequence ATGAGTACCGTCATCGACCCCGCCGACATCGAATTCACCGCCATCCGCGCCCAGGGCCCGGGCGGGCAGAACGTCAATAAAGTGTCGTGCGCCGTGCACGCCCGCTTCGACATCGGCGCCTCGCAACTGCCGGAAGCCGTCAAGGCACGCCTGTTGGCATTGCGCGACAGCCGCATCACGGACGCGGGCGTGCTGGTCATCAAGGCGCAGGCGTCGCGCAGCCTGGAACAGAACAAGGCCGATGCGCTGCAGCGGCTGCAGGCACTGGTGGATGCCGCCGCCGACGTGCCGCCACCGCGGCGCGCCACCCGGCCCACCCGCGCGTCGCAGCGGCGCCGGCTCGATGCGAAGACCCGCAGCGGCCAGGTCAAGGCGCTGCGCGGCAAGGTGACGGACTGA
- a CDS encoding transposase, translating to MTTKPEKTPVKDADAQPKHRSVYTKEFKLAAVARLKSSGQTAEALAIELGIRRNQLYKWAKAIEQNGPEASFGSRGRKPASEQSELVLVKRELSRLKEDFEILKKLQASFTRLKR from the coding sequence ATGACTACGAAACCAGAAAAAACCCCTGTGAAGGATGCTGACGCCCAGCCGAAGCATCGTTCTGTCTACACTAAAGAGTTCAAACTTGCTGCGGTGGCGCGCCTGAAGAGCAGCGGCCAGACTGCGGAAGCGCTCGCTATCGAACTTGGCATACGTCGCAATCAGCTCTACAAATGGGCTAAGGCGATCGAGCAAAATGGACCAGAAGCGAGTTTCGGCAGCCGGGGGCGCAAGCCTGCCAGCGAGCAAAGCGAGCTCGTACTGGTTAAGCGCGAACTCAGTAGACTGAAGGAAGATTTTGAAATCCTAAAAAAGTTGCAGGCGTCCTTCACGCGGCTAAAGCGTTGA